The following proteins come from a genomic window of Hydractinia symbiolongicarpus strain clone_291-10 chromosome 2, HSymV2.1, whole genome shotgun sequence:
- the LOC130630003 gene encoding uncharacterized protein LOC130630003 — MENIFIPLTTVMKSTPLHPPPQSLTHDPVYSHEDRNGERNHKKGDPSAKENFRPISILPVVSKIFEKLLYKQLMGFFCDKLSPYLCGFRKGFSTQQSLLRMFSKVRGALDAKQKVGAIFMDLSKAFDSKLYAYGLSFSALKLVASYLKNRKQRNSEENILYELENEMRTVSTWFRLNCLQLNERKCHFMFFGSNTQCFLQVNINGTAVQCSSEEKLLGITIDNMLTFSKHVKDLCKKASNKLNALVRLSPYMDQQKLYLILNSFILSQFGYCPLLWMFCNRTTNNSINRIHSRALRVITNDYSSSFQDLLDKTGTVSVHHRNLIILLKELYKVKNNTNPDIMSEVFILNKNRYSNRINSEFFRGRAQTVKYGLETVTFRGPQLWATLPKSIQEAPCISTFLHEVDFN; from the exons atggaaaatatttttatacctCTAACTACCGTAATGAAATCAACGCCTTTGCATCCTCCGCCCCAAAGTTTG ACACATGACCCTGTTTATTCACACGAAGACAGAAACGGAGAAAGAAATCACAAAAAAGGCGATCCATCAGCTAAAGAAAATTTTCGACCTATAAGTATTTTGCCTGTGGtctctaaaatatttgaaaagcttCTATATAAACAACTTATGGGTTTTTTCTGTGATAAACTATCTCCGTATTTATGTGGTTTCCGAAAGGGCTTTAGTACTCAACAATCTCTCTTGCGTATGTTCTCGAAAGTGCGAGGAGCATTAGATGCCAAACAAAAAGTTGGAGCTATCTTTATGGATCTATCAAAAGCCTTTgact CGAAGTTATATGCCTATGGTTTAAGTTTTTCGGCTTTAAAACTTGTGGCTAGCTATCTGAAAAATAGGAAGCAAC GAAACTCTgaggaaaatattttgtacGAGCTTGAAAATGAGATGAGAACTGTCTCAACATGGTTTAGGTTAAACTGCTTACAACTGAATGAAAGGAAGTGTCATTTTATGTTTTTCGGTAGCAACACACAATGTTTTCTACAAGTTAATATCAATGGAACAGCTGTGCAATGCTCTTCGGAGGAAAAACTTCTTGGTATTACAATAGATAATATGTTGACTTTTAGCAAACACGTTAAAGATTTGTGCAAGAAAGCAAGCAATAAATTAAATGCTCTTGTTAGATTATCACCGTATATGgatcaacaaaaattatatctcatattaaattcttttattttatctcaGTTTGGGTACTGTCCTTTACTTTGGATGTTTTGTAACCGTACTACTAACAATTCCATCAATAGAATCCATAGTAGAGCCCTTCGTGTAATAACTAATGATTATAGCTCTTCATTTCAAGACCTATTGGATAAAACTGGAACTGTTAGTGTACATCACCGtaatttgattattttattaaaggaattatataaagtcaaaaataataCCAATCCTGATATTATGTCCGAAGTATTTATTCTTAACAAAAATAGGTATTCGAATCGTATTAATTCAGAGTTTTTTCGAGGTAGAGCACAAACTGTAAAATATGGCTTGGAAACTGTAACCTTCAGAGGACCGCAGCTATGGGCAACTCTACCAAAATCTATTCAAGAAGCGCCATGCATTTCAACGTTT TTACATGaagtcgattttaattag